gctcagtggtctctttCGTCCTTAAACTTAGCAGTGTTATACTTTTCTaacattttatctatctatctatttatctatctatctatcatctatctatctatctatatttatatatatatatatatatatatatatatatatatatatatatatatatatatatatatatacacatatatacaaaaagtcTTAGAGGAAAGACTGTAGTGGCAATCCTCTTGACAATCCGATGACCTAACTTACGCGTTTCTTGAGTGGACTGAAGCTCGAGCCAGCTGAGGAGGATCTTGATAATCTGTTATTATTTAAGGCAAGCAGAGCTGCAGCGATAGGCACATTTCCCTCGGACAGCAGTTCTGAAACAAGTGACACCCATGTCACACAATCTGCTGTTGCAGTGAACTAGGAATGACAGggagaatgtatgtatatatgtacacacacacacacataaatttatatataaatatacatatatatatatatatatatatatatatatatatatatatatatatatatatatatatatataaatatatttatacatatatatataaacacacacacacatatatatatgtgtgtacatacatacatatatatatatatgtatgtatgtatgtatgtatgtatgtatgtatgtgtacatccACGCATTTTCTCCTCAGAAAAGGCGGTTCCAGGTGACTAAATAAAGGAAAGGTAAGTTTTTAAACGACTAAAAATTATTCCAAGAGAAATTCTGagcattttttagcatttttataagTGAAGTACACAGCCATGTCAACAAGTACCTTGTCAACACGTTTTGAACAAGAGTAACATAACTGTAATTCATGCTAATGCTTTTTGGTAATAAGGACTAGCTCTCGAGAAAAATGTGCACATATGGGCATGATTTACActggtaaaataaatattaaccaaAATTAGAAACTGCATTTACctatttttgtaactgaattaTCAAGCATGACCGAGGAATTTAAATAAACAGAGACACTGCTTCCTTCCAATGTGGTTTAAGAGGATTTTACTGTCTtcggaataaaagaaaaatagtactCTCAGTTTGGGGCCTCGATATTTTCAAATCACCCTGCTGACGAGTCTTcagtaaaattttttctctctctctctctctctctctctctctctctctctctctctctctctctctctctctctctctcgggatttcAGTACAACCGAAATATTAAGTGTGTGTTACTTTACGACatataaattatcattaaataaagacaaagggCTGAACAAATTGTCTGAAAGTATCctctaataataaaatacagttgcCTCAAGTGATCATCAGAGGTTTTTATTTATCcgcaatataaaataaacaccGTCCTCCTCGTTGCTGAATAAAGGAACGATCCCAACGAACATTTGTTTTACTGCTGTGTGTGAATATGCGACTTGATCTCCTCACCACGATCGAATGTCTGTCCTATTCCTTTTTTATAAAGTGTAACGTGTATCCATATATCAAACTTTTCTATTTGTAAAGCAGTGGTGAACTTCGCTTTCAAGTATCACAAACTCTGAAACGAAAAAATGCGGAGTAGCATGATGTACATGATACGAGCACAATGCCGTCATTTGTCCCGCAACTGAACAACCGGTGCATCGAGTCAAGAtcagttataaaattttacatttgcaAGTTTACTCACCTGCAAGAGAAGCTAATGGCGTGTCCTCGACCAGTGAATTCTGTTCGCTTGCCAGTAAAGCGTCGTCCAGCGTCAGGAGCGGGTATTGATACCCCTGGACTGCGGAAAGTGGAGTGACAAGGGCCATTAGGATGTTGACGCCGCAGAGGAGCAGGGACATGGAGGACAAGATGCGGGCGGGAGCCAGGAAACTTCCTTCCATCGTGTTTGCAGACGAGAGGAGGAGATGGCAATGCCCTTCGGGGGAGCTGTGCGTCCCTTTTAAGGGGAACTGAAGACCACGCCTACAAGGATGCCTACTACCCCTCCATATACAGGACATCCGGCTTCACCATCCATCATCatctagaaaaataataataatcttctccAGTTCTGGCCCACCACAAAGGGTCCATCAATTAAGGAAAAGAACTGTCACGGACGACTCTTCTCTGAAGCTAATTATCCTGCGTTTGTCTCAAGTAAAGAATAATAGAATAGAAAATGATGACATGTATTCCAAATATCTCGTCACAAAAGTTATATGTCACAGACATTAGACTGAAACGCTACAAAAaacataagaatattttttcttgatttcgcCACAATGCCTTCATTACTCGGCTAAAAAGATATATGGAATAATGTGTAAATGGTCTGCTTTAATTCATCACGCCCAAAATGATTATAGTACAATGATTCTCACACATTTAGGTATCTGGATGTGTATTGTTCGATAACGCAATTTACAACTGTATAGTTATTCGTACATATTTGCCAGTATATTTCCCGCAAAATGGAACGAACTTGAAAACCTAATGTATGCTGCGATGATCTCACGGTCTGTTTGCCTCATCTGTATAAGTTTGACCTTAAGAGGTTACCACAACAGGAACAAAAAGAGCAACAACAGTTAAACATAACATACTCCTTCTTTGTGAATTGCTGAAGAAACGTCGTTGTCTTTGATTTCTTATCCGACTACACTCACGAAAACTTCATAACAATCAGAAGCATTACCGGATAACGAGAGATCAAaataaattcaccaaatacaTTTTCGAACACTTTACTATCGCGAGCAACACCCACCGAATtttcaataatgaaataatggttTAAGGCTAATAATCATCTTTCATGAATATGAAGCCCCGCCaaatagtaatattttttgtgagtttatttttttaagcagaaTGGTGATAGATTATACTTATGATTAAAAGGATAACTTTAAAATGCAACATCTAACAGAGGCGATGACGCTCGAAATCGAGTTCTGATACCCAAACTTTGACCCTATTTAGAAACACATCGACGCCCTTAAATGAGGCGCAGCAAGATTGCGTAAACAAAACAGTCTGAAATTAGATAAACTCCATGTTATGCTTAGCGTCAAAATTAActaaaaactgtaataatatacaacgctgtgaaattccgccactcggctttcctgtgctttatcttccacaactCTCCACTCATCTATCCCTCCCTTCTCGTAGCTCTCATCCAGGTGAGTGAAGCTTGCTGTAGCGCTCTCCTTATTGTGATTTGGATTTAGATTTAATCAGTTCTATACAAGAATGTTCCCAATCGATAGGAGGTTAATGATTTCTCCTCAGCAGCAATGACGAAACACCTTTGTGCCCGTATCATAGAAAAAATATCATTGCGCACCTACTGACCTTGGCAGCAAATTGTGCCTGGCAATGAATATACTGGGTTGGTTTGAAACCAGGTAGAAAAGGACATAGAGCTGAACCTTATCCCAAGGAAAATTGCTGCGAACCAGTGTTTCACACCCACTGGAGCCATGGACCATCTTCCAATGGGGTTAACAGTCTCCTTCCAAAATAAGTAACGACACTggcacaaacacatgcacacccacacacacgcatataatatatatatatatatatatatatatatatatatatatatatatatatatatatatatatatatatatatatatatatatatatatatgtgtgtgtgtgtgtgtgtgtaaatttcttcaatttcttatatCTTACATTATTTTCCCGTGGAGCAAAATTTGTCCCCTTGTTTATCGTTGTCTTTCCATTATCTATTTTGAACCACCCAAAGAGTTTcgtatgtttctttttctctttttatctgcACTGCTATTTTTCCTAGTTCTTCCAGCACTCTTATCAATACTCCTTCCCGGTTCCTGTTATCCCtgtcctctcttcctttcccgCAAGAGCTTCCGTTAGGCAGACTATGGAAGATACAACCGCACTGGACATTTCCTCCATTTACTTTAATCCCTTCATGTTTTATTGTTCTACACTTTTTTTATGTACCCTATTTCTCTGCTTCTTTCTACCCTCTTCCTACATTTCCTTCTCTTTGTTATCCCATTCtcattatctttccatctcacCGCTATGAGCCCCTCCTTATCACCTCTTGTCACCCCTTTTAAAATTTCATACCTATCGTCATACCCTTGCCATGCCGGTTTTCGAAGCTCATTTAAATGAGGAAAAtccatctttattttctcttccattttactgcTTCTCTTCGCCAATGACTCGTCTTCCTGTACATTGGTCTTCCTTCTTACTTGTCTCTCAAACGCTACCGGTGCATCACTTTGTCTCGCATTAAATCTTCTCTCATATTTCGTGTTTCCTTTTTACATTCGTTTGTGTTTCTCTTTTACTTAGAATTAGTCTTCTGGTTTCTTGTGTTCCTATTTCATTGCTTTCTTGGCCTATATCTGCTAGCAGGTTCAGCAAGGCCCTTTTCATGCCAGACGAGCAATATATCCACACTTCCAGGACTGGACGCCGATGGGGAACTAAAAATTGTCACCCTCACCGGGAAGATATGATTTTGCCACCTACTGACAAACATCGAAGCTGACCTTCTCAACACCAGGGGCACACCCATGACAGACCAACTAAAGAAGGCAGACAAATTACTGGAGGCCCCCAAGGTTTCACAGCATATTGCCCACGCCATCTATGAGGTCAGAGACGATAAGGAAAGTGACCCagacaataaaaaagttaatcCCGTGCAAAAGCAGTCACATAAGCTACAGCAAAATGGGCGCCCCAACCACAAGATCAGTAAAGAAGCAAAAACGAGAGAGTTGGTTACCAAATGACATAACGATGGCCCCAAGACACCAAGAGATGCCCACTCCACCAGATATTATGTTGCTGCCCCTGCCTCCAGCAGGAGGTTCTTGGTAGACACAGATGCCTTCTTGTCACCATTACCCGTATTAAAGGACAAGCGCTGACGACTATTATCAGGCACCCAGCTGCGCTTAGCGGCTGCCAACGGCAGATACTAATAAAGAAAGCATTCGAAGAATATGAAACAAAGGTaaggaaagagattatgaatgacAGAAACGGACATAGGAGAACAtgggaataaacaaatatgctGAGAGGTAAGACCACCTAAGAAAAAGAATTGATTAGAATATGATGAGAAGAAACAAGAGACTAAGGGAGAACCTTTAGCAGCGGATCTTGTAAAATTCTGGAAGACGGTTaaaggaaaatcattattttagtaTATGCAGcgttaatatatttcatatgttaaaGACATAAGTAAATTGCTGAATTTATGTTAAGTACTTGTCACTTGTATAATTACCCCACGACCCTTTTTCAAACAGACCCTTGCACCTGTTACCCGTAATTTAGCCGGCAAAAATGTTTACTGTTTACTTCGGTTAAGACGGTGTGAGTAGCAGCATCCCGGCGGCAGCCAGATATAAGACTCGGATGCAAACCTCCTGCAGGAGTTTTGAATACCTTCTTTCTACCAGTAGGACCTggaaggaatttattttctcatacatTTTTAGAAGCCTGATGTACCAGCAATAATCGTGGTGTAAACCTTATTCCTGGGGAGTGCGCTGTAGTATTTACCTTGCGCCGTCTGTTCGAAGTAGTTCTACAACGCTCGTCATCGTCTTGGCATGAGTCGTTATCAAGAGTCAAAACATAACCTCATAGTATACCTAAGCTCCGCTTTGGAATTCAGTACAGGTAAGGGTCAACCTGAAAGCGGGTCACTGGTTATGCCCTTGGTAAGTTCCAGTTCttattgaaatgattttttaAGTAAGGCCTCGCTAGTCTTGAAATTAAGTAATCACCGAAGTTTATGTGTCTTATGTATTGACATCTAGTACTCTATTGACTGTGTTAGTAGTTCTTATATCCCTTTGGAAGTGTTACGTTTGTAATATGCACTGGACAGCCATTAaccatttatattaataattcaggTTTAACGTGATTAGTTTAGTATTTAAATCGAGTATTGACAGAAAAATTTAAGGGCTTATGTTTTTCATTATGCTTTTCATGTTTTGATGATGACCTATCAAAGTTTAAAGTGATTACCGAATTAAATTAAGCATAGGCTACGTTGTGCACTCGCAACTTCGTAGCTCCAGTTGTAATTTCTTCAGGACCACAAACAGTTTAGAGCTGCTTTGAGTTTATTTAGGTGTTAATGTTTACTTGAGGGAAAtt
This genomic stretch from Macrobrachium rosenbergii isolate ZJJX-2024 chromosome 6, ASM4041242v1, whole genome shotgun sequence harbors:
- the LOC136839817 gene encoding uncharacterized protein is translated as MSCIWRGSRHPCRRGLQFPLKGTHSSPEGHCHLLLSSANTMEGSFLAPARILSSMSLLLCGVNILMALVTPLSAVQGYQYPLLTLDDALLASEQNSLVEDTPLASLAELLSEGNVPIAAALLALNNNRLSRSSSAGSSFSPLKKRTSPGAINHGYLTSTVHNGSKTMTPDPSSNKEKSTAVV